In one Sporomusa sphaeroides DSM 2875 genomic region, the following are encoded:
- a CDS encoding cation:proton antiporter: protein MHIPELISDLALMLLVAGIMTLIFKRFRQPLVLGYIITGFMVGPYFTLVPAVTDTVSISTWSEIGIIILMFSLGLEFNLHKLASVGGTAIITAITEVVSMLAVGFVCGQLMGWSVMNSVFLGGMLSMSSTTIIIKAFEDLGLKGKKFTELVFGTLIVEDIAGIFMMVMLSTIAVSQGISGGELAVHLLKMIFYLALWLILGIYLLPTILKDVQNLMNDETLLIVSLGICFGMVFLAHHLGFSSALGSFLAGSLLAGTIHAEKIEHINKPIRDLFGAVFFISVGMMVDPALIVKYAGPIVLITIATIFGKAALSSLGVLLSGQPLKTAILCGFSLAQIGEFSFIIASLGISLGVISDYIYSIVVAVSVITTFTTPFVIKAAEGSYYYLDKYLPNKVSKYLNRHTSENQSETEKDGDWVAFFKKYFSRLILYSVIMLGIILAGTSLLEPFLAAHLPPKIADILATLVTLILMAPFLKQCLFRKNEYFIPLWFKSATNHLPLIMLLLLRKGTLLFLVMLPISIMLELSTPYILAIAVGLVFLIARSDWLINPYLKIEARFLANFNERKLEARKGKDIGHSWLDERIYVSKFRCSDQVAVLDQTLANLPGTEHSKLKVIKIIRGGKHINIPEGSEHIRANDIVFVAGSDRMLDSFAILTQVELDKKADGMYATLREFIKNQEAYAEDDQLFCYAVTVEKESDLSGVAIKDSKIKSEWGGFLLGLERNLYPILAPDINMHLQENDLVWILGTQEMAGKLAKDDLL from the coding sequence ATGCACATACCTGAGCTTATTTCCGATTTAGCTCTCATGCTGCTGGTAGCTGGGATTATGACGCTGATCTTTAAGCGGTTCCGGCAGCCTTTGGTTTTAGGGTATATTATTACCGGTTTTATGGTTGGGCCTTATTTTACACTGGTTCCGGCAGTTACCGATACAGTAAGTATTAGTACCTGGAGTGAAATCGGCATTATTATCCTGATGTTCTCATTGGGGCTGGAGTTTAATTTACATAAACTAGCTTCTGTCGGTGGTACGGCAATTATTACGGCAATTACCGAAGTTGTTTCCATGTTGGCGGTTGGTTTTGTCTGTGGCCAGTTGATGGGCTGGAGTGTTATGAACAGCGTATTTCTCGGCGGCATGCTGTCGATGTCGTCAACAACTATTATTATCAAAGCCTTTGAGGATTTGGGCTTAAAAGGGAAGAAATTTACTGAACTGGTATTTGGCACACTAATTGTTGAAGATATTGCCGGCATTTTTATGATGGTCATGTTGTCGACTATTGCTGTCAGTCAGGGAATTTCCGGCGGCGAGCTGGCCGTGCATTTGCTGAAAATGATTTTTTACCTGGCTCTCTGGCTGATTTTAGGGATATATCTTTTACCCACGATACTCAAAGATGTGCAAAACCTGATGAATGACGAAACATTGTTAATTGTGTCGCTGGGCATTTGTTTTGGCATGGTTTTTTTAGCCCATCATCTGGGCTTTTCTTCGGCGCTGGGATCTTTTTTGGCCGGTTCATTACTGGCAGGCACTATTCATGCTGAAAAAATCGAGCATATTAATAAACCGATACGAGATTTATTTGGCGCCGTATTTTTTATTTCGGTCGGTATGATGGTCGACCCGGCGCTCATCGTAAAGTACGCAGGGCCAATCGTGCTTATTACAATCGCCACGATTTTCGGTAAGGCGGCGCTCTCGTCATTAGGCGTACTGCTTTCGGGGCAACCGTTAAAAACGGCGATATTATGCGGTTTTTCACTCGCACAAATTGGGGAGTTTTCGTTTATTATCGCTTCGTTAGGCATATCGCTGGGAGTAATCAGTGATTATATCTATTCGATTGTCGTTGCAGTTTCGGTTATTACGACATTCACCACGCCGTTTGTTATCAAGGCGGCCGAGGGGAGCTACTACTATTTAGACAAATATCTTCCCAATAAAGTTTCTAAATATCTAAACAGACATACCTCAGAAAATCAGTCTGAAACTGAAAAAGACGGCGACTGGGTTGCTTTCTTTAAAAAGTATTTTTCCCGTTTGATACTTTACAGTGTTATTATGCTGGGAATCATTTTGGCAGGGACTTCATTACTGGAACCATTTTTAGCGGCGCATCTGCCGCCAAAAATTGCGGACATATTGGCAACGCTGGTTACTCTAATACTGATGGCGCCATTTCTTAAACAATGTTTGTTCAGAAAGAATGAATATTTTATCCCGCTGTGGTTTAAAAGCGCAACAAACCATTTGCCTTTGATCATGCTGCTTTTACTAAGGAAGGGAACGTTACTCTTTTTGGTTATGCTTCCCATTTCCATTATGCTTGAGTTGTCTACGCCATATATATTGGCAATAGCTGTCGGGCTGGTATTTCTTATCGCCCGCTCCGACTGGCTTATTAATCCGTACTTAAAAATAGAAGCGCGTTTTTTGGCTAACTTTAATGAAAGAAAATTAGAGGCAAGAAAAGGGAAAGATATTGGCCACAGCTGGCTGGATGAGCGGATTTACGTCAGTAAGTTCCGGTGCAGTGACCAAGTTGCCGTCTTAGATCAAACATTAGCCAATTTGCCGGGCACCGAACATTCAAAGCTGAAGGTTATTAAAATTATTCGGGGTGGCAAACATATTAATATTCCGGAAGGATCGGAACATATCCGGGCAAACGATATCGTTTTTGTTGCTGGCAGCGATAGAATGCTCGATTCTTTTGCTATTTTAACGCAGGTTGAATTAGATAAAAAGGCAGACGGCATGTATGCGACCTTGCGGGAGTTTATCAAAAATCAGGAAGCCTATGCTGAAGATGACCAGCTGTTTTGCTATGCCGTAACTGTTGAAAAGGAGTCTGACTTGTCAGGTGTGGCGATTAAAGACTCTAAGATAAAAAGCGAGTGGGGCGGGTTTCTGCTTGGCTTAGAACGAAATCTTTACCCCATTCTGGCTCCGGATATTAATATGCACCTTCAGGAAAATGATTTGGTCTGGATTTTAGGTACACAAGAAATGGCCGGGAAATTGGCCAAAGACGACTTGCTGTAA
- a CDS encoding M24 family metallopeptidase, producing MELTPASEIQCRTRNFQQKLVEQAVDGAVVLLQSDIFYFTGTVQNSYLFIPASGEPVLMVKKSITRGQQESPLKNIVAIKNPKQIPEILAAYGYNGFSKIGLELDVLPFNIYKSYEKIFPNTEFVDCSPAIKETRAIKSSYEIDLLRGALAVSDQAFLAVPSFLREGMSELELAALFEAEMRKRGFAGPCKMRAFNQDFYLGNICTGGSGFYPNYFDGPVGGQGASVAQPQGAGWKKINRNEVIYIDYTCIVRGYTGDQTRIFCIGELPAKLVKAFDDAVLIETEIVKSIKPGTLAEEPYLLALKLAAELGYQDNFMGYKQDQVKFIGHGIGLELDEWPILAKGMKTPIMPGMTFALEPKFVFPEGAIGTENSFVMTETGPQRLNTSPEVITYITC from the coding sequence ATGGAATTAACACCAGCATCAGAAATCCAGTGTAGAACCCGTAACTTTCAGCAGAAGCTTGTTGAACAAGCAGTCGATGGGGCCGTTGTTTTACTGCAAAGTGATATTTTCTACTTTACCGGGACAGTACAAAACTCCTACTTGTTTATACCTGCCAGCGGCGAGCCGGTGCTTATGGTGAAAAAAAGCATAACACGCGGTCAGCAGGAGTCTCCGTTAAAAAATATTGTTGCAATTAAGAACCCTAAGCAAATCCCGGAAATTTTGGCGGCCTACGGGTATAACGGTTTTAGCAAAATTGGGCTGGAATTAGATGTACTACCCTTTAATATTTATAAGTCTTATGAAAAGATTTTTCCGAATACTGAATTTGTCGACTGTTCTCCTGCTATCAAAGAAACCCGTGCGATAAAGTCATCCTATGAAATTGATCTACTGCGCGGTGCATTAGCGGTCAGTGATCAAGCGTTTTTAGCAGTACCTTCCTTTTTACGGGAGGGAATGTCAGAACTTGAATTAGCTGCCTTATTTGAGGCTGAGATGCGCAAACGCGGCTTTGCCGGCCCTTGCAAGATGCGAGCCTTCAATCAAGATTTTTACTTGGGTAATATATGTACCGGCGGCAGCGGCTTTTATCCCAACTATTTCGATGGACCGGTTGGTGGGCAGGGAGCCAGTGTAGCCCAGCCGCAAGGAGCCGGCTGGAAAAAGATAAACCGCAATGAGGTTATTTATATAGACTATACTTGTATCGTAAGGGGATATACAGGTGACCAAACCCGGATATTCTGCATTGGCGAGCTTCCGGCTAAGCTGGTTAAAGCCTTTGATGATGCGGTACTCATTGAAACAGAAATAGTAAAAAGCATTAAGCCGGGAACTTTAGCCGAGGAACCCTATCTGCTGGCACTCAAGCTGGCAGCAGAGCTGGGGTATCAGGATAATTTCATGGGCTATAAGCAGGACCAGGTCAAATTTATTGGCCATGGTATCGGCCTGGAATTGGATGAATGGCCAATTTTAGCCAAAGGAATGAAGACGCCGATAATGCCGGGAATGACTTTTGCACTTGAACCAAAGTTCGTTTTCCCCGAAGGGGCTATTGGTACGGAAAATAGTTTTGTTATGACAGAAACCGGACCTCAACGTTTAAACACATCTCCCGAAGTTATCACGTACATTACCTGCTAG
- a CDS encoding dicarboxylate/amino acid:cation symporter, with translation MEPTNNATTLPANTNKKPFYKSLHFQVFLAIFLGITLGHFAPDTGAAMKPLGDAFIKLIKMIIGPIIFCTIVSGIAGMDDMKKVGRVGTKALIYFEVVTTFALIMGLVAVSLLKPGAGMNVNVSALDTKDIAAYTTAAKSQSTVDFFMNIIPNTVIDAFAKGDILQILLFSVMFGGALSAMGKAGKTIYGIIVEITQALFKMVDMIMKAAPIGVFGAMAFTIGKYGIASLGPLGKLLIVFYLTCLAFVFLVIGPIAKWTGFSIIKFCSYIKEELLIVLGTSSSESVLPRMMEKLEKLGCSKPVVGLVIPTGYSFNLDGTSIYLTMAAIFLAQATNTDLTLIQEITILAVLLLTSKGASGVTGSGFIVLAATLSIIPGIPVAALAVIFGIDRFMSMGRALTNLVGNGVATIVVSKWENELDFAKLKQELERGSDKNGSQTNDMNK, from the coding sequence ATGGAACCAACCAATAATGCAACAACACTACCAGCTAATACTAATAAAAAACCGTTTTACAAATCCCTCCACTTTCAGGTTTTCCTAGCCATCTTCTTAGGCATAACCTTAGGCCATTTTGCTCCCGACACCGGGGCTGCAATGAAACCGTTAGGGGATGCCTTCATTAAGCTGATCAAAATGATTATTGGGCCGATTATATTCTGCACCATCGTATCCGGAATCGCCGGTATGGATGATATGAAGAAGGTTGGCAGAGTAGGAACGAAAGCGTTAATATATTTTGAAGTTGTAACGACATTTGCGTTGATCATGGGTTTAGTAGCTGTGAGCTTATTAAAACCTGGGGCAGGCATGAATGTAAATGTATCAGCTTTAGACACCAAAGATATTGCTGCATATACAACTGCAGCCAAATCTCAGAGTACAGTGGACTTTTTTATGAATATTATTCCCAACACGGTAATAGACGCGTTTGCCAAAGGGGATATACTTCAGATTTTGCTGTTCTCGGTAATGTTCGGGGGAGCCTTGTCTGCCATGGGGAAAGCAGGCAAGACTATATATGGAATTATTGTCGAGATAACCCAGGCCCTCTTTAAGATGGTGGACATGATTATGAAAGCAGCGCCGATTGGCGTTTTTGGCGCTATGGCATTCACAATAGGTAAGTACGGCATAGCCTCTCTTGGTCCGCTGGGCAAACTATTAATTGTGTTCTATCTAACCTGTCTGGCATTCGTTTTTTTGGTTATTGGACCTATTGCTAAATGGACCGGATTCAGTATTATAAAGTTTTGCTCTTATATTAAAGAAGAATTGCTCATCGTACTTGGTACATCCTCTTCCGAAAGTGTGCTGCCGCGCATGATGGAAAAGCTGGAGAAGCTCGGCTGTTCAAAACCGGTTGTCGGCCTTGTCATTCCGACAGGCTACTCATTTAACTTAGACGGCACTTCCATCTATTTGACAATGGCTGCCATCTTCCTGGCGCAGGCCACAAATACGGATCTTACCCTAATACAGGAAATAACAATATTGGCTGTGCTGCTTTTAACCTCCAAGGGAGCTTCCGGTGTTACCGGCAGCGGCTTTATCGTTCTGGCTGCCACCCTATCGATTATACCGGGGATTCCGGTAGCAGCTCTCGCCGTTATATTCGGCATCGATCGTTTCATGTCAATGGGTAGAGCATTAACCAATCTAGTCGGTAACGGTGTTGCAACAATTGTTGTTTCCAAGTGGGAAAATGAACTGGATTTCGCAAAACTCAAACAAGAGTTAGAACGTGGAAGTGACAAAAATGGATCGCAAACCAATGATATGAACAAATAG